The Vitis riparia cultivar Riparia Gloire de Montpellier isolate 1030 unplaced genomic scaffold, EGFV_Vit.rip_1.0 scaffold604_pilon_pilon, whole genome shotgun sequence genome window below encodes:
- the LOC117910103 gene encoding gamma-glutamyl peptidase 3-like → MKVEGKRYALLLAARDSDYVKKVYGGYFNVFVAAFGEEGERWDLYRVVDGDFPDMNDLHNYDGFVVSGSPYDAYGNDYWILKLCFLLQTLDAMEKKVLGICFGHQVLCRALGGKVGKSYTGWDIGLRKVRIVKDLPPCSFLEDMKEIPPFLSIIECHQDEVWEVPLGAEVIAFSDKTSVEMFTLGDHIMGIQGHPEYTKDILCNLIDRLLNNDAIERGFAEAAKLTLQMAEPDRKCWEKICRTFLKGA, encoded by the exons atgaaggtGGAAGGGAAGAGGTATGCTCTGTTGCTAGCAGCAAGGGACTCTGATTATGTGAAGAAGGTGTATGGTGGGTACTTCAATGTGTTTGTTGCAGCCTTTGGGGAAGAAGGAGAGAGGTGGGATCTGTACAGGGTTGTTGATGGAGACTTCCCTGACATGAACGACCTCCATAACTATGATGGATTTGTGGTCAGTGGCAGCCCTTATGATGCCTATGGCAATGACTACTGGATCCTCAAGCTTTGCTTCCTCTTGCAGACTTTAGATGCCATGGAGAAGAAAGTTCTTGGGATTTGCTTTGGTCACCAG GTGTTGTGCAGAGCATTGGGTGGGAAGGTTGGGAAATCTTATACTGGTTGGGACATTGGGCTGAGGAAAGTGAGAATAGTGAAGGATCTGCCCCCATGCAGCTTCCTTGAAGACATGAAGGAAATTCCTCCATTTCTTTCCATTATTGAGTGCCATCAAGATGAG GTGTGGGAGGTCCCTCTTGGAGCAGAAGTGATTGCATTTTCAGACAAAACAAGTGTGGAGATGTTCACCCTTGGAGACCACATTATGGGAATTCAAGGTCATCCTGAATACACCAAAGACATTCTCTGCAATCTCATCGACCGCCTCCTCAACAACGACGCCATTGAG AGAGGTTTCGCAGAAGCAGCCAAGTTAACATTGCAGATGGCTGAACCCGATAGAAAGTGCTGGGAGAAGATCTGCAGGACCTTCCTCAAGGGAGCATAG